The following are encoded in a window of Saccharothrix longispora genomic DNA:
- the cmtR gene encoding Cd(II)/Pb(II)-sensing metalloregulatory transcriptional regulator CmtR codes for MLKCETREDALARLGKALADPTRCRILVALLDGVSYPARLADHLGLTRSNVSNHLSCLRGCGLVVATYEGRQVHYALADAHLTRALGELVEVVLAVDPTEPCLDDARPAGAVTTTEVAG; via the coding sequence GTGCTGAAATGTGAGACGCGCGAGGACGCCCTCGCCCGGCTGGGCAAGGCGCTGGCCGACCCGACCCGCTGCCGCATCCTCGTGGCCCTGCTGGACGGCGTCAGCTACCCCGCCCGGCTCGCCGACCACCTGGGGCTGACCAGGTCGAACGTGTCCAACCACCTGTCCTGCCTGCGCGGCTGCGGCCTGGTCGTCGCCACCTACGAGGGCCGCCAGGTCCACTACGCCCTGGCCGACGCCCACCTGACGCGGGCGCTGGGCGAACTGGTCGAGGTCGTGCTCGCGGTGGACCCCACCGAGCCGTGCCTCGACGACGCGCGGCCGGCGGGCGCCGTGACCACGACGGAGGTCGCCGGATGA
- a CDS encoding cation transporter: MSTDHDRVDLARSPAPAPAPAGDGCADGCCSSGAAPTPDPRRRAVLTRRVRLLVAATITYNVVEAVVAITAGTIASSTALIGFGLDSVIEVASAAAVAWQFSGADPEERERTALRVIAVSFFALAAYVTVESARSLLGAGTADHSTVGIVLAAVSLVVMPFLSAAQRRAGRELGSASAVADSRQTLLCTYLSGVLLVGLVLNSLFGWSWADPVVALVIAAVAVREGREAWRGRHCC, translated from the coding sequence ATGAGCACCGACCACGACCGCGTCGACCTGGCGCGCTCCCCCGCGCCCGCCCCGGCACCGGCCGGGGACGGGTGCGCGGACGGGTGCTGCTCGTCCGGGGCCGCCCCGACGCCGGACCCGCGGCGGCGGGCGGTGCTCACCCGGCGGGTGCGGCTGCTGGTCGCCGCGACGATCACCTACAACGTGGTCGAGGCCGTCGTGGCGATCACCGCCGGGACGATCGCCTCCTCCACCGCGCTGATCGGCTTCGGCCTGGACTCCGTCATCGAGGTCGCCTCCGCCGCCGCGGTGGCCTGGCAGTTCTCCGGCGCGGACCCCGAGGAGCGCGAGCGCACGGCGCTGAGGGTCATCGCCGTGTCGTTCTTCGCGCTGGCCGCCTACGTCACCGTCGAGTCGGCGCGCTCACTGCTGGGCGCCGGGACCGCCGACCACTCCACCGTCGGCATCGTGCTGGCGGCCGTCTCGCTGGTGGTCATGCCGTTCCTGTCCGCGGCACAACGCCGGGCCGGGCGGGAACTCGGCTCGGCCAGCGCGGTCGCCGACTCCAGGCAGACGCTGCTGTGCACCTACCTCTCCGGTGTGCTGCTGGTCGGCCTGGTGCTCAACTCCCTGTTCGGCTGGTCGTGGGCCGACCCGGTCGTCGCCCTGGTTATCGCCGCCGTCGCGGTCAGGGAAGGCCGCGAAGCCTGGCGCGGGCGACACTGCTGCTGA
- a CDS encoding GNAT family N-acetyltransferase: protein MAEVALRPIEDSDLDALFDQMRDPESVRMAAFTAEDPDDRAAFDAHMAEVRTSPDVVLRAVTLDGRLVGSISCFVVEGDTEITYWIDRPVWGRGVAGRALALFLDAVTVRPLHARAAGDNLGSLKVLREAGFAVIGTETSYASARNAEIEESVLRLDHG from the coding sequence GTGGCAGAGGTGGCATTGCGGCCGATCGAGGATTCCGACCTCGACGCGCTGTTCGACCAGATGCGCGACCCCGAGTCGGTCCGGATGGCCGCCTTCACCGCCGAGGACCCCGACGACCGCGCGGCGTTCGACGCCCACATGGCCGAGGTGAGGACCTCCCCCGACGTCGTCCTGCGGGCGGTGACCCTCGACGGACGCCTCGTCGGCAGCATCTCCTGCTTCGTCGTGGAGGGCGACACCGAGATCACCTACTGGATCGACCGCCCGGTCTGGGGCCGGGGAGTCGCCGGCCGCGCCCTGGCCCTGTTCCTCGACGCGGTCACCGTCCGCCCCCTGCACGCCCGCGCCGCCGGTGACAACCTCGGATCGCTCAAGGTCCTGCGCGAGGCGGGCTTCGCGGTCATCGGCACCGAGACCTCCTACGCGTCCGCCCGGAACGCCGAGATCGAGGAAAGCGTCCTGCGCCTCGACCACGGATGA
- a CDS encoding DUF1918 domain-containing protein: protein MKARVGDWVVVERDSVGSAARRAVVEELRHPDGTPPYLVRWLDTEKRVLLFPGPDAHVVTAEEEARRVRSALRDVLGDTA, encoded by the coding sequence GTGAAGGCGCGGGTGGGGGACTGGGTGGTCGTCGAGCGCGACTCCGTCGGCTCGGCGGCCCGCCGGGCCGTGGTCGAGGAACTGCGCCACCCCGACGGCACCCCGCCCTACCTGGTGCGGTGGTTGGACACGGAAAAGCGGGTGCTGTTGTTCCCCGGCCCGGACGCGCACGTCGTGACCGCCGAGGAGGAGGCGCGCCGGGTGCGCTCCGCGCTCCGCGACGTGCTGGGCGACACCGCCTGA
- a CDS encoding SHOCT domain-containing protein, with protein sequence MRWYHGYGPMTGGVLLWVVLVSLVAGAALVVALVALRGRRSGSATHVLDERLARGDIDAEEYERVRRALRPS encoded by the coding sequence ATGCGCTGGTACCACGGTTACGGCCCGATGACGGGCGGCGTGCTGCTGTGGGTCGTCCTGGTGTCGCTGGTGGCCGGGGCCGCGCTCGTGGTCGCCCTCGTGGCGCTGCGGGGGCGGCGGTCCGGCTCGGCGACGCACGTCCTGGACGAGCGGTTGGCCCGGGGTGACATCGACGCGGAGGAGTACGAGCGGGTGCGCAGGGCGCTGCGCCCGTCGTAG
- a CDS encoding acetyl-CoA hydrolase/transferase family protein, with protein sequence MRIVSESQLSAVVSAATARPRVVVSGNHATPHHVLGVLDKAVAEYRLFALNAQPGIPDRDGVVLETPFVGPGMRGRKMLRYFPSRLSLVPHLLQQSLPPDIVLIHTSTPVDGCVSLGTEVNILPAAIEATRARGGLVIAQLNPRMPYTHGDGVLPCDEVDYAIEVDEPLTSPTPRVIGEVSHVIAERVAALVPAGATLQMGIGAVPDAVLAALTGRQGLAVWSEMFSDGVLGLDRAGALDPDTPITASFVFGSPELYSWVDRNPRVRLLRTEKTNDPGLIARRQRLVSINSALQVDLYAQANASRVHGVIYSGFGGQTDFVVGALHSPGGRAIVALPSWHPKADVSTVVPRLTGPVTSFQHSYLVSEQGSATIWGHDAGEQAQQIIDHVAHPRVRDELAEAGRGLGFPLRPPA encoded by the coding sequence ATGCGCATCGTGTCCGAGTCCCAGTTGTCCGCCGTGGTGTCCGCGGCCACGGCCCGCCCGCGAGTGGTCGTGAGCGGTAACCACGCCACCCCTCACCACGTGCTGGGAGTGCTGGACAAGGCGGTGGCCGAGTACCGCCTGTTCGCGCTGAACGCCCAACCGGGCATCCCGGACCGTGACGGAGTGGTGCTGGAGACGCCGTTTGTCGGACCGGGCATGCGCGGCCGGAAGATGCTGCGCTACTTCCCCTCCCGGCTGTCGCTGGTGCCCCACCTGCTCCAGCAGTCGCTGCCACCGGACATCGTCCTCATCCACACCTCCACCCCGGTCGACGGGTGCGTGTCACTGGGCACGGAGGTGAACATCCTCCCCGCGGCGATCGAGGCGACCCGGGCCAGGGGCGGGCTGGTCATCGCCCAGCTGAACCCGCGGATGCCCTACACCCACGGCGACGGGGTGCTGCCCTGCGACGAGGTGGACTACGCGATCGAGGTCGACGAGCCGCTGACCTCGCCGACCCCCCGCGTGATCGGCGAGGTGTCCCACGTGATCGCCGAACGGGTGGCGGCGCTCGTCCCCGCCGGCGCGACCCTGCAGATGGGCATCGGCGCCGTCCCGGACGCGGTCCTCGCCGCGCTCACCGGGCGCCAGGGCCTCGCGGTGTGGTCGGAGATGTTCAGCGACGGCGTGCTCGGCCTGGACCGGGCGGGCGCGCTCGACCCGGACACCCCGATCACCGCGTCGTTCGTGTTCGGCAGCCCGGAGCTGTACAGCTGGGTGGACCGCAACCCGCGGGTCCGGCTGCTGCGCACCGAGAAGACCAACGACCCCGGCCTGATCGCCCGCCGGCAACGCCTGGTGTCGATCAACAGCGCGTTGCAGGTGGACCTGTACGCCCAGGCCAACGCCAGTCGGGTGCACGGCGTCATCTACTCGGGGTTCGGCGGGCAGACCGACTTCGTGGTCGGGGCCCTGCACTCACCGGGCGGCCGGGCGATCGTAGCCCTGCCCTCCTGGCACCCCAAGGCCGACGTGTCCACCGTGGTGCCCCGCCTGACCGGCCCGGTCACCTCGTTCCAGCACAGCTACCTGGTCAGCGAACAGGGCTCCGCCACCATCTGGGGGCACGACGCCGGCGAACAGGCCCAGCAGATCATCGACCACGTCGCCCACCCCCGGGTCCGCGACGAGCTCGCCGAGGCAGGCCGCGGTCTCGGCTTCCCGCTCCGGCCACCGGCCTGA
- a CDS encoding DoxX family membrane protein → MTSIAHPRKAARTTTTATAAAGAVAATTAVRAGTGAGAGALAVLRVATGAVFLWAFLDKLFGLGYATKSASAWINGGSPTKGFLSRVAVGPFESTFHAIAGAWWADWLFMLGLLAIGLAVTAGIALRPAAAAGTLMMLLMWAAEWPLARFTSAGEPSMSTNPVIDYHVVYALALIAVALTTAGATRGLARWWATLPVVRDHTWLR, encoded by the coding sequence ATGACCTCGATCGCCCACCCCCGCAAGGCCGCCCGCACCACCACCACCGCCACCGCCGCCGCCGGGGCGGTCGCCGCCACGACGGCGGTCCGCGCCGGGACCGGGGCCGGGGCCGGGGCGCTCGCGGTCCTGCGCGTCGCCACCGGGGCCGTGTTCCTCTGGGCCTTCCTCGACAAGCTGTTCGGCCTCGGCTACGCCACCAAGTCCGCGAGCGCGTGGATCAACGGCGGCTCGCCCACCAAGGGCTTCCTCAGCCGCGTCGCCGTCGGCCCGTTCGAATCGACCTTCCACGCCATCGCCGGCGCCTGGTGGGCGGACTGGCTGTTCATGCTCGGCCTGCTCGCCATCGGCCTCGCCGTCACCGCCGGCATCGCCCTGCGCCCCGCCGCCGCCGCCGGCACCCTGATGATGCTGCTGATGTGGGCCGCCGAATGGCCCCTGGCCCGGTTCACCTCCGCCGGCGAGCCCAGCATGTCGACCAACCCCGTCATCGACTACCACGTCGTCTACGCCCTCGCCCTGATCGCCGTCGCCCTCACCACCGCCGGCGCCACCCGGGGCCTGGCCCGCTGGTGGGCGACCCTGCCGGTGGTCCGCGACCACACCTGGCTGCGGTGA
- a CDS encoding universal stress protein: MTEIAVVGRPVVVGVDGSESAARAVRWAAREAARRTAPLVIVHACPVVAGHVPEPVPLPRSYHEAVLEQGRERLAEAEAEARGTVPEVEVRTELVFGGAAEDLVGRSASAQLVVLGSRGLGGFTGLLVGSIAVAVSTHGHCPVVVVRGSGPEAGGRREGPVVVGLDGSSTSEAALAFAVEVAASGNAELVAVRTWSDLAVDTAWEHGLTVDWESIQEAEQRLLEQQLAPHREAHPELVVRTLVTRDRPARSLVEHAEHAQLVVVGSRGRGGFRGLLLGSTSQTLIHHAPCPVAVIPPHQA; this comes from the coding sequence ATGACGGAGATCGCTGTGGTGGGCAGGCCGGTCGTGGTCGGGGTCGACGGTTCCGAGTCGGCCGCGCGGGCGGTGCGCTGGGCCGCGCGGGAGGCCGCCCGCCGGACGGCCCCGCTGGTGATCGTGCACGCCTGCCCGGTGGTCGCCGGGCACGTCCCCGAGCCCGTCCCGCTGCCCCGCAGCTACCACGAAGCGGTTCTGGAACAGGGGCGCGAACGGCTCGCCGAGGCCGAGGCGGAGGCGCGCGGGACGGTTCCCGAGGTGGAGGTGCGCACCGAACTGGTGTTCGGCGGTGCGGCCGAGGACCTGGTGGGGCGTTCGGCGTCGGCCCAGCTGGTGGTGCTGGGATCGCGCGGGCTGGGCGGGTTCACCGGCCTGCTCGTCGGGTCGATCGCGGTCGCGGTGTCCACGCACGGGCACTGCCCCGTCGTGGTGGTGCGGGGGAGCGGGCCCGAGGCGGGCGGGCGGCGCGAAGGCCCGGTCGTGGTGGGTCTGGACGGATCGTCCACCAGCGAGGCCGCCCTGGCGTTCGCGGTCGAGGTCGCCGCGTCCGGGAACGCGGAGCTGGTGGCGGTGCGCACCTGGTCGGACCTGGCGGTGGACACCGCCTGGGAGCACGGGCTGACCGTGGACTGGGAATCGATCCAGGAGGCTGAGCAGCGGCTGCTGGAGCAGCAGTTGGCCCCGCACCGCGAGGCGCACCCGGAGCTGGTGGTGCGGACGCTGGTCACCCGCGACCGGCCGGCGCGCTCGCTGGTGGAGCACGCCGAGCACGCGCAGTTGGTCGTGGTGGGGTCGCGGGGGCGCGGCGGCTTCCGAGGGCTGCTGCTGGGGTCGACGAGCCAGACCCTGATCCACCACGCGCCCTGCCCCGTCGCCGTGATCCCGCCGCACCAGGCCTGA
- the adhP gene encoding alcohol dehydrogenase AdhP gives MKAAVVTELGAPLEVRDVPVPQPGTGQVLVRLESSGICHTDIHAANGDWPVKPTPPFIPGHEGVGTVEAVGDGVDPALLGTRVAIPWLGHACGECSYCVSGWETLCEQQRNTGYSVDGCYAEHTLADARYTVPVPDAVPSTDAAPLTCAGVTTYKAVKVAGVRSAERVAVFGIGGLGHLALQYARVAGGFTVAVDVEDDKLALARELGADHTVNARTADPVAAIQALGGADVAIATAASPKSFEQAFASLRRGGRLVCVGLPADGVLPIPVFDLVLKGISVVGSIVGTRQDLTEVFALHAAGRTKVIAQARKLDEINESFAEVLSGTVPARLVIEF, from the coding sequence GTGAAGGCCGCTGTCGTCACAGAACTGGGTGCGCCGCTGGAGGTGCGGGACGTGCCGGTGCCGCAGCCGGGTACCGGTCAGGTACTGGTGCGGTTGGAGTCGTCGGGCATCTGCCACACCGACATCCACGCCGCCAACGGCGACTGGCCGGTCAAGCCCACCCCGCCGTTCATCCCCGGCCACGAGGGCGTCGGCACCGTCGAGGCCGTCGGCGACGGCGTCGACCCGGCGCTGCTCGGCACGCGGGTGGCCATCCCGTGGCTGGGCCACGCCTGCGGCGAGTGCTCCTACTGCGTGTCCGGCTGGGAGACGCTGTGCGAGCAGCAGCGCAACACCGGCTACTCCGTCGACGGCTGCTACGCCGAGCACACCCTCGCGGACGCCCGCTACACCGTGCCCGTCCCCGACGCGGTCCCCAGCACCGACGCCGCACCGCTGACCTGCGCCGGTGTGACGACCTACAAGGCGGTCAAGGTCGCCGGCGTGCGCTCCGCCGAACGGGTCGCCGTGTTCGGCATCGGCGGTCTGGGCCACCTCGCCCTGCAGTACGCCCGCGTCGCCGGTGGCTTCACCGTCGCCGTCGACGTCGAGGACGACAAGCTCGCCCTCGCCCGCGAACTCGGGGCCGACCACACCGTCAACGCCCGCACCGCCGACCCCGTCGCCGCGATCCAGGCCCTCGGCGGCGCCGACGTCGCCATCGCCACGGCCGCCTCGCCCAAGAGCTTCGAGCAGGCCTTCGCCTCCTTGCGCCGCGGCGGCCGGCTGGTCTGCGTCGGTCTGCCGGCCGACGGCGTCCTGCCCATCCCGGTGTTCGACCTCGTCCTCAAGGGCATCAGCGTGGTCGGCTCCATCGTCGGCACCCGCCAGGACCTCACCGAGGTCTTCGCCCTGCACGCCGCCGGCCGCACCAAGGTGATCGCCCAGGCCCGCAAGCTCGACGAGATCAACGAGTCCTTCGCCGAGGTGCTGTCCGGCACGGTCCCCGCCAGGCTGGTCATCGAGTTCTGA
- a CDS encoding CBS domain-containing protein, which translates to MRAKDLMTRAVVTVRPGTSAKEAARLPPEHGFTTLPVVDDAERLVGVVAEADLLRNRLLPDPRTFVHGQPSEPAAPASRTVAEVMTTDVVSATPGTHAAMLGRLMLDRHLRTIPVVDGDRLVGVVSRRDLLRTIARDDATIAADVRHHLSVASGRIGWRVTVADGVVTLDGEGADEVERHVATVVAGAVPGVVGVEVAKQDQPG; encoded by the coding sequence ATGAGGGCCAAGGATCTGATGACCCGCGCGGTGGTGACCGTGCGGCCGGGCACGTCGGCCAAGGAGGCCGCGCGGTTGCCGCCCGAGCACGGGTTCACCACCCTGCCCGTGGTCGACGACGCCGAACGCCTGGTGGGGGTGGTGGCCGAGGCGGACCTCCTGCGCAACCGCCTCCTGCCCGACCCGAGGACGTTCGTGCACGGGCAGCCGTCGGAACCGGCCGCGCCGGCGTCGAGGACCGTCGCCGAGGTGATGACCACCGACGTGGTGTCCGCGACACCCGGGACGCACGCGGCGATGCTGGGCAGGTTGATGCTCGACCGGCACCTGCGGACCATCCCCGTCGTGGACGGCGACCGCCTCGTCGGTGTCGTGAGCCGACGCGACCTGCTGCGCACGATCGCCCGGGACGACGCCACCATCGCCGCCGACGTGCGTCACCACCTGTCCGTCGCGTCGGGGCGCATCGGCTGGCGGGTCACCGTCGCCGACGGCGTGGTCACCTTGGACGGTGAAGGCGCCGACGAGGTGGAGCGGCACGTCGCCACGGTCGTCGCCGGCGCCGTCCCCGGTGTCGTCGGCGTCGAGGTCGCCAAGCAGGACCAGCCCGGCTGA
- a CDS encoding cation-translocating P-type ATPase codes for MIEQTERVDVGLRRGAMPLAMAERERSAHHGLPVHEVVPLVGTDVTTGLTGEVAARRLAELGPNALPEQRGPGWVRRLLAQFHNPLIYVLLGAAALTSALGEVVDASVVLAVVLVNALVGYLQEARAEKALDALVAMVRTEATVVRDGVATRIASDELVPGDVVVLEEGDQVPADLRVVAVRELRVDESALTGESQPVAKDPLPVPHDAVLADRTSMAYSGTLVTSGGGRGVVVGTGGDTEIGRVHRLVGSTRTVQTPLTRKLARFSMLLTWVILGLAVLSAVVGVLRGEPVAGMVTAAVALAVGAIPEGLPAAVTVTLAIGVSRMARRNAIIRRLPAVETLGSTTVICTDKTGTLTANAMTVRWVVADGVRHEVTGVGYTPTGPIHPEVGSAARECLLAGTACNDADVVERDGAWIAVGDPTEAALVVAARKAGLSTADVPARVDELAFTSQRRFMATRHTGGVVYLKGAVERIAEFTGDTDHTTADELAARGLRVLALAKAHLPEDTELTEEALRGHARPLGLVAMHDPPRPEAQAAVRACRDAGIEVRMITGDHRATARAIAAHFDLPDDAVHARVSPEEKLRLVEGLQADGHVVAMTGDGVNDAPALRRADIGVAMGRGGTEVAKQAADMVLTDDDFTTIRAAVEEGRAVFDNLRKFIIWTLPTNMAEGLVILTAILLGTALPILPVQVLWINMTTAVALGLTLAFEPREPDVMHRPPLPPSLPLLTGALLHRILLVSAVLLAGSFAAFHLADGTVDQARTLAVNVFVTAQIAYLFNCRSLHNLRPRVGLRANPWLPAGIALTAALQLLFTYAPFMNTLFHTAPIGWKDWALAAAIATVAYAVVEAEKWWRRNHAHRT; via the coding sequence GTGATCGAGCAGACGGAGCGTGTGGACGTGGGGTTGCGGAGGGGCGCCATGCCGTTGGCCATGGCCGAGCGGGAGCGGAGCGCCCACCACGGGCTGCCGGTGCACGAGGTGGTGCCGCTGGTCGGGACCGACGTGACCACCGGGCTGACCGGGGAGGTGGCCGCCCGCCGGTTGGCCGAACTGGGGCCGAACGCGTTGCCCGAGCAGCGGGGGCCGGGGTGGGTGCGGCGGTTGCTGGCGCAGTTCCACAACCCGTTGATCTACGTGCTGCTGGGTGCGGCGGCGCTGACGTCCGCGCTGGGCGAGGTGGTGGACGCCTCGGTCGTGCTGGCCGTGGTGCTGGTCAACGCACTCGTCGGCTACCTCCAGGAGGCACGGGCCGAGAAGGCGCTGGACGCGCTCGTGGCGATGGTGCGCACCGAGGCGACCGTGGTCCGGGACGGGGTGGCCACCAGGATCGCCTCGGACGAGCTGGTGCCCGGTGACGTGGTGGTGTTGGAGGAGGGCGACCAGGTGCCCGCCGACCTGCGGGTGGTCGCGGTGCGCGAGCTGCGGGTGGACGAGTCGGCGTTGACCGGCGAGTCGCAGCCGGTGGCCAAGGACCCGCTGCCGGTGCCGCACGACGCGGTGCTGGCCGACCGCACGAGCATGGCCTACTCCGGCACGCTCGTCACCAGCGGCGGCGGGCGCGGCGTGGTGGTGGGCACGGGCGGGGACACCGAGATCGGCAGGGTGCACCGCCTGGTCGGCAGCACCAGGACCGTGCAGACGCCGCTGACCCGCAAGCTGGCCCGTTTCAGCATGCTGCTGACCTGGGTGATCCTGGGGCTGGCCGTGCTCAGCGCGGTGGTCGGCGTGCTGCGCGGCGAGCCGGTGGCGGGCATGGTGACCGCCGCGGTCGCGCTCGCCGTGGGCGCGATCCCCGAGGGCCTGCCCGCGGCGGTGACCGTGACGCTGGCCATCGGCGTGTCCCGGATGGCGCGCCGCAACGCGATCATCCGCCGGCTGCCGGCCGTGGAGACGCTGGGCAGCACCACCGTGATCTGCACCGACAAGACCGGCACCCTGACCGCCAACGCCATGACCGTGCGGTGGGTGGTCGCCGACGGGGTCCGGCACGAGGTGACCGGCGTCGGCTACACCCCGACGGGCCCGATTCACCCGGAAGTGGGGTCGGCTGCACGAGAGTGCCTGCTCGCGGGCACGGCCTGCAACGACGCCGACGTGGTCGAGCGCGATGGCGCCTGGATCGCGGTGGGCGACCCCACGGAGGCCGCGCTGGTGGTGGCCGCCCGCAAGGCCGGCCTGTCCACCGCCGACGTGCCCGCGCGCGTGGACGAGTTGGCGTTCACCTCGCAGCGCCGCTTCATGGCCACCCGCCACACCGGCGGCGTGGTCTACCTCAAAGGCGCGGTCGAGCGCATCGCCGAGTTCACCGGCGACACCGACCACACCACCGCCGACGAACTCGCCGCACGGGGACTGCGCGTGCTCGCCCTCGCGAAAGCCCACCTGCCCGAGGACACCGAGCTCACCGAGGAAGCCCTGCGCGGCCACGCCCGCCCGCTGGGCCTCGTCGCCATGCACGACCCGCCCCGGCCCGAAGCGCAGGCCGCCGTGCGCGCCTGCCGCGACGCCGGCATCGAGGTCCGCATGATCACCGGTGACCACCGCGCCACCGCCCGCGCCATCGCCGCCCACTTCGACCTGCCCGACGACGCCGTGCACGCCCGCGTCTCCCCCGAGGAGAAACTGCGGCTGGTCGAAGGGCTCCAGGCCGACGGGCACGTCGTGGCCATGACCGGCGACGGCGTCAACGACGCCCCCGCCCTGCGCCGCGCCGACATCGGCGTCGCCATGGGCCGCGGTGGCACCGAAGTCGCCAAACAAGCCGCCGACATGGTCCTCACCGACGACGACTTCACCACCATCCGCGCCGCCGTCGAGGAAGGCCGCGCCGTCTTCGACAACCTCCGCAAGTTCATCATCTGGACCCTGCCCACCAACATGGCCGAAGGCCTGGTCATCCTCACCGCGATCCTCCTCGGCACCGCCCTGCCGATCCTGCCCGTGCAGGTCCTCTGGATCAACATGACCACCGCCGTCGCCCTCGGCCTCACCCTCGCCTTCGAACCACGCGAACCCGACGTCATGCACCGCCCACCCCTACCCCCCTCCCTCCCCCTGCTCACCGGCGCCCTCCTCCACCGCATCCTGCTCGTCTCCGCCGTGCTCCTGGCCGGCTCCTTCGCCGCCTTCCACCTCGCCGACGGCACCGTCGACCAAGCACGCACCCTCGCCGTCAACGTCTTCGTCACCGCCCAGATCGCCTACCTGTTCAACTGCCGCTCCCTGCACAACCTCCGCCCCCGCGTCGGCCTGCGCGCCAACCCGTGGCTCCCCGCCGGCATCGCCCTCACCGCCGCCCTGCAACTGCTCTTCACCTACGCCCCGTTCATGAACACCCTCTTCCACACGGCCCCCATCGGCTGGAAGGATTGGGCCCTCGCCGCGGCCATCGCCACCGTCGCCTACGCCGTCGTCGAAGCGGAGAAGTGGTGGCGGCGCAACCACGCCCACCGGACATGA
- a CDS encoding terpene synthase family protein produces MTGDRASTTGTYPSFRLPLFPRFAPALRRPDLDHLEARCRTWLSRALRDAYSDDPAGFQRFLDQRTSLWSLLTYPTSRPDRVEVVCRWIDVLFSLDDAFAHASPRRTRDLGLHELPAVLDGATATTRTPHLRALTTLWRQLRADMPTPLRERFARTTADFFRACRTEREWQDARTAIGPSAYVRTRRKSIGECCFPLLEHGLGLDLTGDLAVRPELRELNALVARHWIGVNDIFSYRKELHGGDTMNEIALNPFGDLQTAVDRVAATVREVEDRFLVLRGQLLTGAVGTSPGVRQYAEALGWMLAGNLEWSYITTRYHGAGHVWDGCRDAVVTLTPRRTIFATAPTTPPGPDDTHRCDPHTTG; encoded by the coding sequence GTGACCGGCGACCGGGCGTCCACCACCGGGACGTACCCGAGCTTCCGGCTGCCCCTGTTCCCGCGCTTCGCCCCCGCGCTGCGCCGACCCGACCTCGACCACCTCGAAGCGCGGTGCCGCACATGGCTGTCCCGTGCCCTGCGGGACGCCTACAGCGACGACCCGGCGGGGTTCCAGCGGTTCCTCGACCAGCGCACCAGCCTGTGGTCCCTGCTCACCTACCCCACCAGCCGCCCAGATCGCGTCGAGGTCGTCTGCCGCTGGATCGACGTCCTGTTCAGCCTCGACGACGCCTTCGCCCACGCCTCACCACGACGGACGCGCGACCTGGGACTGCACGAGCTGCCCGCGGTCCTCGACGGCGCTACCGCGACAACCCGCACCCCGCACCTGAGGGCGTTGACGACGCTGTGGCGACAGTTGCGCGCGGACATGCCCACCCCGTTGCGGGAGCGCTTCGCCCGGACGACCGCGGACTTCTTCCGCGCCTGCCGGACCGAACGCGAGTGGCAGGACGCGCGGACCGCGATCGGTCCTTCCGCCTACGTGCGCACCCGGCGCAAGTCGATCGGGGAGTGCTGCTTCCCGCTGCTGGAGCACGGGCTCGGCCTCGACCTGACCGGTGACCTCGCCGTCCGACCCGAACTGCGCGAACTCAACGCCCTCGTCGCGCGGCACTGGATCGGCGTCAACGACATCTTCTCCTACCGCAAGGAACTCCACGGCGGCGACACCATGAACGAGATCGCCCTCAACCCCTTCGGCGACCTCCAGACCGCCGTCGACCGCGTCGCCGCCACCGTCCGCGAGGTCGAGGACCGGTTCCTCGTCCTGCGCGGACAACTGCTCACCGGGGCGGTGGGGACCAGCCCCGGCGTGAGGCAGTACGCGGAGGCCCTGGGGTGGATGCTCGCCGGCAACCTCGAGTGGTCCTACATCACCACCCGCTACCACGGTGCCGGACACGTCTGGGACGGGTGCCGCGACGCGGTCGTCACGCTCACACCCCGGCGCACCATCTTCGCCACCGCGCCTACGACCCCGCCTGGGCCCGATGACACGCACAGGTGCGATCCGCACACGACCGGATGA